Proteins co-encoded in one Phalacrocorax carbo chromosome 5, bPhaCar2.1, whole genome shotgun sequence genomic window:
- the POLD4 gene encoding DNA polymerase delta subunit 4 — MEQPRRITDSFPRRRRRQAGRIPGRDKGKVKSWPRPRPRDPPPAEETPPPPPDPALLEMLRRFDLAWEYGPCTGITRLQRWERAQALGLSPPSPVRDALLEHQDNPDVTYSLWHKYAL; from the exons ATGGAGCAGCCCCGGCGCATCACCGATTCcttcccgcggcggcggcggcggcaagCGGGGCGAATCCCGGGCAGGGACAAGGGCAAGGTCAAGAGCTGGCCACGACCccggccccgggaccccccgcccGCCGAGGAgaccccgccgcccccaccgGACCCGGCCCTCCTGGAGATGCTGCGGCGCTTTGACCTCGCTTGGGAGTACGGGCCCTGCACCG GTATCACCCGCCTGCAGCGGTGGGAGCGGGCGCAGGCgttggggctgagccccccaaGCCCCGTACGCGACGCCCTCCTGGAGCACCAGGACAACCCCGATGTCACCTACAG cctcTGGCACAAGTATGCCCTCTGA
- the LOC135313536 gene encoding glycine N-acyltransferase-like protein 3 isoform X1: MLILTCPAQLQRLEEALRRSLPLALPVLGAVMNINRGNPGEFEVVVDSWPHFGAVLARPSREMPVDDFYTNRNAAFYRDVGAYRALLETPGCLRWDTAFHIFGLQEGVATVSQAIAGVKGIELEVSEYYTYLHPNPSTLPEPRLDPDVRVGSLSPAHVDLLNETWAYGGNNRSRRYLAELLGRFPNVCLQDRAGQPLCWVLTDAFGTGTHSYTLPAHRRHGHMRAVLALAARRAQARGFPTFGHTATGNRPMQRLQEELGHRQVPELCRFVLHNPGLGRD, translated from the exons ATGCTGATCCTGACGTGCCCGGCCCAGCTGCAGCGCCTGGAGGAGGCCCTGAGGAGGAGCCTGCCCCTTGCCCTGCCG GTCCTCGGGGCCGTGATGAACATAAACCGGGGGAACCCAGGGGAGTTCGAGGTCGTGGTGGACTCGTGGCCCCACTTTGGCGCTGTGCTGGCACGGCCCAGCAGAGAG ATGCCGGTGGATGATTTCTACACAAACAGGAATGCGGCTTTCTACCGGGACGTGGGCGCCTACCGGGCACTGCTAGAGACCCCCGGCTGCCTGCGCTGGGACACCGCCTTCCACATCTTTG ggctgcaggagggggtGGCCACGGTGTCACAGGCCATTGCGGGGGTCAAGGGCATCGAGCTGGAGGTCTCCGAGTACTACACCTACTtgcaccccaaccccagcaccctgcctgaGCCCCG GCTGGACCCCGACGTGCGGGTGGGCTCGCTGAGCCCAGCGCACGTAGATCTACTGAACGAGACATGGGCGTACGGCGGCAACAATCGCAGCCGGCGGTACTTGGCGGAGCTGCTGGGTCGTTTCCCCAACGTCTGCCTGCAGGACAGGGCTGGGCAGCCTCTCTGCTGGGTCCTGACCGATGCCTTCGGGACGGGGACCCACAGCTACACCCTGCCGGCTCACCGCCGGCACGGCCACATGCGAGCGGTGCTGGCCCTCGCCGCTCGCCGGGCGCAGGCCCGTGGTTTTCCCACCTTCGGGCACACGGCCACGGGGAACCGGCCCATGCAGCGGTTGCAGGAAGAGCTGGGACACCGGCAAGTGCCGGAGCTCTGCCGCTTCGTCCTGCACAACCCCGGCCTGGGCAGGGACTGA
- the LOC135313536 gene encoding glycine-N-acyltransferase-like protein 3 isoform X2 — translation MLILTCPAQLQRLEEALRRSLPLALPVLGAVMNINRGNPGEFEVVVDSWPHFGAVLARPSREECGFLPGRGRLPGTARDPRLPALGHRLPHLCTLPEPRLDPDVRVGSLSPAHVDLLNETWAYGGNNRSRRYLAELLGRFPNVCLQDRAGQPLCWVLTDAFGTGTHSYTLPAHRRHGHMRAVLALAARRAQARGFPTFGHTATGNRPMQRLQEELGHRQVPELCRFVLHNPGLGRD, via the exons ATGCTGATCCTGACGTGCCCGGCCCAGCTGCAGCGCCTGGAGGAGGCCCTGAGGAGGAGCCTGCCCCTTGCCCTGCCG GTCCTCGGGGCCGTGATGAACATAAACCGGGGGAACCCAGGGGAGTTCGAGGTCGTGGTGGACTCGTGGCCCCACTTTGGCGCTGTGCTGGCACGGCCCAGCAGAGAG GAATGCGGCTTTCTACCGGGACGTGGGCGCCTACCGGGCACTGCTAGAGACCCCCGGCTGCCTGCGCTGGGACACCGCCTTCCACATCTTTG caccctgcctgaGCCCCG GCTGGACCCCGACGTGCGGGTGGGCTCGCTGAGCCCAGCGCACGTAGATCTACTGAACGAGACATGGGCGTACGGCGGCAACAATCGCAGCCGGCGGTACTTGGCGGAGCTGCTGGGTCGTTTCCCCAACGTCTGCCTGCAGGACAGGGCTGGGCAGCCTCTCTGCTGGGTCCTGACCGATGCCTTCGGGACGGGGACCCACAGCTACACCCTGCCGGCTCACCGCCGGCACGGCCACATGCGAGCGGTGCTGGCCCTCGCCGCTCGCCGGGCGCAGGCCCGTGGTTTTCCCACCTTCGGGCACACGGCCACGGGGAACCGGCCCATGCAGCGGTTGCAGGAAGAGCTGGGACACCGGCAAGTGCCGGAGCTCTGCCGCTTCGTCCTGCACAACCCCGGCCTGGGCAGGGACTGA